Proteins encoded within one genomic window of Macaca thibetana thibetana isolate TM-01 chromosome 3, ASM2454274v1, whole genome shotgun sequence:
- the ZNF425 gene encoding zinc finger protein 425, with amino-acid sequence MAEPASVTVTFDDVALYFSEQEWEILEKWQKQMYKQEMKTNYQTLDSLGYAFSKPDLITWMEQGRMLFISEQGCLDKTRRTTSPPTDEQLDMKDTGKLPCFDHQGTLRTKEEDCRLNGPQKQDLGAALPGKERKILSARRDTFQSPSLQETEIPNKKVSITASDPDKKDLRHKPRETPGRLEIPTGPRCYSCYVCRKVFQVRRDLLKHKRSHSKSQLRRYPKYRNTSRGKSELRRTQRLLCQKKRFQCSECEKSYFLKGSLVTHQVVHTGQRPYPCPECDKTFRYRANLKKHLCLHRGERPFCCGECGRAFVQQCELTEHLRLHSGEKPFQCPQCDRCFRLKRGMKVHLSQHSGKRPFHCPECGRSFSRKAALKTHQRTHSEEKPFSCDECGRKFIYKIKLDEHIRVHTGEKPFSCPECNKSFRLKRSLKAHGLQHSGKRPFQCPECSRGFFWRNAMRAHQRLHSEQKPFPCAECGKRFTRPSKLACHTRVHDRQKEFPCGECKKTFSQQSRLTQHLKVHNTEKPFSCAECGRSFRRRAHLTEHTRLHSGEEPFQCPECDKSFSWKASMKFHQRMHRDEKPFACSECGKTYTHQSQLTEHLRLHSGEKPYQCPECQKTFRLKGNLKSHLLQHSGQKPFSCVMCGKSFTQQYRLTEHIRVHSGEKPFQCPECDKSYCIRGSLKVHLYTHSGERPFQCPECGKGFLQKRSLKAHLCLHSGERPFSCDECGRSFTYVGALKTHIAVHAKEKPSSL; translated from the exons GGTATGCTTTTTCCAAGCCAGATTTGATCACATGGATGGAACAAGGGAGAATGCTATTCATCAGCGAACAGGGATGCTTAGATAAAACAAGAAGGACAACTAGCCCTCCTACTGATGAACAGTTGGACATGAAGGATACTGGAAAGTTGCCATGTTTTG ATCACCAAGGAACTCTCAGGACAAAAGAAGAGGATTGCCGTTTAAATGGTCCTCAAAAACAGGACTTGGGTGCTGCCTTaccagggaaggagagaaagatttTATCAGCTCGAAGAGACACCTTCCAGTCTCCAAGTCTCCAAGAAACAGAGATTCCAAATAAAAAAGTCAGCATCACAGCATCTGATCCAGACAAGAAAGACCTGCGGCACAAGCCTCGGGAGACCCCAGGGCGCTTAGAAATTCCCACAGGGCCAAGATGCTACTCCTGCTATGTCTGTAGGAAAGTCTTCCAAGTAAGGAGGGATTTGCTAAAGCACAAACGGAGCCACTCCAAGAGCCAGCTCCGCAGATATCCTAAGTACAGAAACACGTCCAGAGGGAAGTCCGAACTCAGGCGGACTCAGAGGCTCCTGTGTCAGAAGAAGCGGTTCCAGTGCAGTGAGTGTGAGAAGAGCTACTTCCTGAAGGGCAGCCTCGTCACTCATCAGGTTGTCCACACCGGCCAGCGGCCCTACCCGTGCCCTGAGTGCGACAAGACCTTCCGGTACAGGGCCAACCTGAAGAAGCACCTGTGTCTGCACCGCGGGGAGCGGCCGTTCTGCTGCGGGGAGTGCGGCCGGGCCTTCGTGCAGCAGTGCGAGCTCACGGAGCACCTGCGGCTGCACAGCGGAGAGAAGCCCTTCCAGTGTCCGCAGTGTGACCGGTGCTTCCGCCTGAAGAGGGGCATGAAGGTCCATCTGTCCCAGCACAGCGGGAAGAGGCCCTTCCACTGTCCCGAGTGTGGCCGGAGCTTCTCCCGGAAGGCTGCCCTGAAGACCCACCAGAGGACGCACAGCGAGGAAAAGCCGTTTTCTTGTGATGAATGCGGCAGGAAATTCATCTACAAGATTAAGCTGGACGAGCACATCAGAGTTCACACGGGAGAGAAGCCCTTTTCGTGTCCCGAGTGTAACAAAAGTTTCCGCCTCAAGAGAAGCCTGAAAGCCCACGGGCTGCAGCACAGCGGGAAGAGGCCTTTCCAGTGCCCGGAGTGCAGCAGGGGCTTCTTCTGGAGGAACGCCATGCGCGCCCACCAGCGCCTGCACAGCGAGCAGAAGCCCTTCCCCTGCGCCGAGTGCGGCAAGCGCTTCACGCGGCCCTCCAAGCTCGCCTGCCACACCAGAGTCCACGACAGGCAGAAGGAGTTTCCCTGTGGTGAGTGCAAAAAGACCTTTTCTCAGCAGTCGCGGCTCACGCAGCACCTGAAGGTCCACAACACGGAAAAGCCGTTCTCCTGCGCCGAGTGCGGCCGCAGTTTCCGCCGGCGCGCGCATCTCACAGAGCACACGAGGCTTCATAGCGGCGAGGAGCCCTTCCAGTGTCCCGAGTGCGACAAGAGCTTCTCCTGGAAGGCCTCCATGAAGTTCCACCAGCGGATGCACAGGGACGAGAAGCCCTTCGCGTGCAGTGAGTGCGGCAAGACCTACACGCATCAGTCTCAGCTCACCGAGCACCTGAGGCTGCACAGCGGCGAGAAGCCCTACCAGTGTCCTGAATGCCAGAAGACTTTCCGCCTCAAGGGAAATCTGAAAAGCCACCTGCTGCAGCACAGTGGTCAAAAGCCGTTCTCTTGTGTGATGTGTGGCAAAAGTTTCACTCAACAGTACCGGCTCACAGAACACATTCGAGTCCACAGCGGGGAGAAGCCCTTCCAGTGTCCGGAGTGTGACAAGAGCTACTGCATCAGGGGCAGCTTGAAGGTCCACTTGTATACACACAGTGGAGAGAGGCCCTTCCAGTGTCCTGAGTGTGGCAAAGGCTTCCTCCAGAAGAGAAGCCTGAAGGCCCATCTGTGCCTTCACAGTGGGGAGAGGCCTTTTTCTTGTGATGAGTGTGGAAGGAGCTTCACGTACGTGGGGGCGCTCAAGACCCACATTGCGGTGCATGCCAAGGAGAAGCCCTCCAGCCTCTAG